The DNA region TAAAAAGCATTCAAGGTGAGCTATTGGCTTATAAACTTCCTTTAATCCCATTTGAAGATATCAATATCGCCGATTCAAATTGGTTGGCTATACAAAAAGTAGGCATTACCGGAATCTTGAAAGCAGAGCTAAAAGACGGAAAAGCTTTCTTTAATCCTGAAACGAAAGTCGTTTACAAAGAAATAGATCAGCCGATAAGGGATTATTATTATAAAGCCCAAATCTGGTTTGATGATCATCAAGATGTTCCTGTTACTTTGGAAAATACCATTTCGATGATTTGTTATGTAGGCAACAAAGCTGTTGACGCAACGAAGGACAAGCTGCAAAAAAAATGGAACAATGAATACAAATTCCATTCTAAATATGATTTAAAAAAGGTATTGACCCGAAGAGAGTTTGCTGTTATCATCAATGAGTTTTTGACTCCCTTTGATAAAATCAATGTAGATAAAACAGGGCGGGTAATTCGATAGGTTTTGCTTTCCGTCGGCTGAAGCACGACGGCAATGAAGTGCCAATCGCCGGGCTGACTGAGTTCTTTCCATATAGCAGTTAAAGCGCATTGCGTTTGCTATTAGCGATTCTTTGCCGTTGGTTTTAACCAACGGAAATAAGGGAATAAAGGCATTTAACCAGCTAACAAAATATTAAATAGCAAAAATTTATATTAATCGCAATTATTATAGATTTTGACTATATCGCTATCAATAAATACAATGAACAAATAGCCCATCTGGGTTGATTAAGAATTGTTTTAGCCTTACCTTTGTACCACAAAATAAAAGACAAAAAAATTATGGCAATAGTAGGTAAAAAATTTCCGAGTGTTAGTATTGATGCAATGTCAGACATGGGTGATGACTTGAAAATCAATGTATTTGAAGAAGCTGTAAACAAAAATAGCAAAGTGTTATTGTTCTGGTATCCAAAAGATTTTACTTTTGTTTGTCCTACAGAATTACACGCTTTCCAGGCTGCTTTACCTGAGTTTGAAAAAAGAAATACAATTGTAATCGGTGCTTCTTGCGACACCAACGAAGTTCACTTCGCATGGTTAAATACTCCTAAAGATAACGGTGGAATTGAAGGCGTTACTTACCCGATTTTAGCTGATACACACAGACAATTATCTGGAATTTTAGACATTTTAGATCAGGAAGTTAACTATGACGAAGAAGGAAACGAATCTTTCTCAGGCTCAAACGTTACATTCAGAGCTACATACTTAATCGACGAAACTGGTAAAGTTTTCCACGAAAGCGTTAACGATATGCCACTAGGCAGAAACGTTAAAGAATATTTACGCTTAATTGATGCTTACGCTCACGTTCAAAAACATGGTGAGGTTTGCCCTGCAAACTGGGAAGAAGGAAAAGAAGCAATGAATGCCAACAGAACCGGTGTTGCTGAATATTTAGCCGCTAACTAATTAAAATAAAACGTTATGTTTTTAGAATTAACAGAAGATAATCTTCAACAGTATTTAGCCGATAACTCGAAAGTTATGGTTCAGTATGCTGCATCGTGGTGCGGTAACTGCAGAATCATGAAGCCAAAGTTTAAAAAATTGGCTGCTGAGAATGAAGATGTAGCTTTCTTAATTGTTGATGCTGAGAAACTTCCAAATTCACGCAAATTCGCAAACGTTGATAATTTACCAACTTTTGCAGCTTTTGAAGGTGGTAGTTTGGTAGACCAGGTGCAGACCAACAAAGCGGAAGGTTTAATTGAACTTTTTAATAAAATAAAGTAATGAAGATTCCGGTTATAAGACAATTATTTCAAAACACCTCTCCTGCCCAGTTGGAGACAACCTTAGAGGTTTTAGAGGCTTTTTGCGAATTTAGGGGCGTTAGTGAGCATGAAGTTGATGTTGCCGGGGAAATGATCACCAATATTTGCGGTGCCCTTGAGGTACATCAAATGGTGAGCGAAGGCGCTGCAGAAAAAGATGCGCTTAATGCTTTCGGCCAAAAAGTAATGGGCTCGATTGACAGATAATTTCTTTAATCAGGCACTTTAAAATATAAACCCCTTGCAGATTTTAATCTGCAAGGGGTTTTTTGTTCCTTCTACTGCCATTCTGAGTTGTAATTTTCTAGCGAAAGAATCAATATGAGTGACATATTTGAAGCGGTCGTCTTTGCGAGGCACGGCCTGTCCCGACTTTTCGGGGAAGCAATCTATTCTGCAATAAAATCGCTAATGAGATTGCTTCAATCGATGAAAAATCGATTTCGCAATGACGAAAACGTGAATGATAGTGGTAATTTTTGACAAAAAATCAATATCAAGTGACGTTTTTAAGGCGGTCGTCATTCCCGCGCAGGCGGTCCCGAAGCTTCGGGATTAAAGCCTGAGCATTAAGATCCCTCCCGAAGTTTCGGGAAGGATGACGACCGTTCATGTATAGCCTCATAAAGAGCGAAGTGCATAAAAACGTAAATGGTAGCATCGCGAAGAATCTGTTTCCTACCGGCCACTAAAATTACGGCCAGTAGAAGCTTCGGCTTGGTGCTGCTATGTTAGAGATTCTTCGCTACGCTCAGAATGACAAAATTGCGTGAAAAAAAGCCCCTGGCAACAACGAACCTAGGTTGAAAGTGTGCTTGGGCTAAGCCAAATTCCTGCCCGCATTTACAATACCGAACACCGTTCTAACCGCTAACTTTTCTAAAGCCTGTTGCGATTTCTCTTCCTGATCGTGCTGCAATTTCTCCAATGCAAAATGCTGAATTAAAACCAACGGCAGAATGATTTTCTCGCGGGTGGCGATTGATTTTTTGTCAACCGGATAATTTGCCATTAAAACATCTTGTCCGGAAAGTTTTAAGAGCATCTCCTTCGTTAATTCGAACTCGTCGTGCAATTGCGTCCAAAAGGCGCCGTACTCGTTATCGTGAGCTAAATGGGCCGTAATCACAAAGTCCGATTTACTCATGCTCATCATGCAGTTATCAACAATGGTTTTTAAGTAATCAGATTGCTCATAAACTTTTACCACCTTGTCCCAGTTACCTGCATTTTCCTGATTTTTAAGCGCAGTTCCCATTCCGTAAAAGCCCGGCACGTTTTGTTTTAGCATGCTCCAGGCGGTAACAAAACTAATGGCTCGTAAATCTTCAAGTTTCATTTCGCCGCCACCATTTCTTTTTACGGGGCGACTGCTGATGTTGGCTTTAGATAGCAATTTTAAGGGCGAAAGTTTTTCGAGGTAACTCACAAATAACGGATGTTCACGCAGATCTACAAATGCTTTGTATCCGTCTTCAGCCATTTCATCAAGCAAGGTTTTGTTTTCGGTGTCCAACAAAATGTTATGTTTTTCCTTTAACCCTGATGAAATGCCTGCATTAATAAGCTGTTCTATGTTAAATTCGGCACTTTCCACCGAACCGTACTGCGAGCTGATGGTTTGCCCCTGAACGGTTAGCTGGATATTCTTGTTTGCAATTTCCTTACCCATTGATGCATAAAAACGATGCGTTTTACCTCCGCCACGAGCCGGAGGACCACCACGGCCATCAAAAAATGCCAGTTGAATATTGTGCTTTTCAGAAACCTTGGTTAATGAGGTTTTACCGTTAAAAATCGACCAGTTGGCCATTAAGTAGCCTCCATCTTTGGTGCTATCAGAATAACCAAGCATAATATCTTGCTTGTTACCCCTACTGGCCAAATGGGCCTTATAAAACGGATTACTATAAAGCGTTTCCATAATTGCCGCAGCTTCCTTTAAATCGTTTACGGTTTCAAAAAGCGGCACAAAATCTATCGTTAAGTCGTTCTTGCTCCAGCCATTCCAAAGGAAAAGCTCAATCAGCTGTAAAATATCGGTCGCCTGCTGGCAATTACTGATAATGAAGCGGTGGCAAGCCTTTTCACCATTTCGCTTTTGAATACCCTTAATTTCCTTAATCGTTTGAATGGTATCTTCAATCAAAGCGTCGGCCTCAGTTGTATAAACGGGCTTCGCCTCTTTAAACGAAATCAGCTTTAATTTTTCTGCCTCCGTTAATTGATCATAATCAGCCGGATATAAGGAGGAAATTGGTTTATTCTGACGGCAATAAGCGTGCACATTTCGCAGTACGCGGCTATCCTGACGAATATCTAACGAAGCAAAATAATTTCCATATAAATCAATCTTACGGATCAGATCATTTACCAAAT from Pedobacter endophyticus includes:
- a CDS encoding peroxiredoxin, whose amino-acid sequence is MAIVGKKFPSVSIDAMSDMGDDLKINVFEEAVNKNSKVLLFWYPKDFTFVCPTELHAFQAALPEFEKRNTIVIGASCDTNEVHFAWLNTPKDNGGIEGVTYPILADTHRQLSGILDILDQEVNYDEEGNESFSGSNVTFRATYLIDETGKVFHESVNDMPLGRNVKEYLRLIDAYAHVQKHGEVCPANWEEGKEAMNANRTGVAEYLAAN
- a CDS encoding thioredoxin family protein, with amino-acid sequence MFLELTEDNLQQYLADNSKVMVQYAASWCGNCRIMKPKFKKLAAENEDVAFLIVDAEKLPNSRKFANVDNLPTFAAFEGGSLVDQVQTNKAEGLIELFNKIK
- a CDS encoding DUF6952 family protein is translated as MKIPVIRQLFQNTSPAQLETTLEVLEAFCEFRGVSEHEVDVAGEMITNICGALEVHQMVSEGAAEKDALNAFGQKVMGSIDR
- a CDS encoding phosphoenolpyruvate carboxylase — protein: MPKLRLTTQRESIFNNEVISKFELFNSLFLTLPFYKIKDTGTLLPLFFKSCEDGIANGQKPAQIIEEFFAKFTSYTERKDIIDLLFRFIQYIERQVVLFDAVEDASFAKLNTTDEQSTLAFILKKNADNKPMLAKIEKLIDELSLRLVLTAHPTQFYPGSVLAIITDLTKAIRDNDLTSMNSLLQQLGKTPFFNKKSPTPVDEALNLAWFLEHTFYFAAANIQEEIDQNLDEYNLETKKILELGFWPGGDRDGNPNIHADTTLAVSKMLRQILFRCYYRDFRIMKRRITFRGVEDNMMHLQNVLYKNAFDQTCELHDISDELREHLNKIKETLLNEHNGLFVDLVNDLIRKIDLYGNYFASLDIRQDSRVLRNVHAYCRQNKPISSLYPADYDQLTEAEKLKLISFKEAKPVYTTEADALIEDTIQTIKEIKGIQKRNGEKACHRFIISNCQQATDILQLIELFLWNGWSKNDLTIDFVPLFETVNDLKEAAAIMETLYSNPFYKAHLASRGNKQDIMLGYSDSTKDGGYLMANWSIFNGKTSLTKVSEKHNIQLAFFDGRGGPPARGGGKTHRFYASMGKEIANKNIQLTVQGQTISSQYGSVESAEFNIEQLINAGISSGLKEKHNILLDTENKTLLDEMAEDGYKAFVDLREHPLFVSYLEKLSPLKLLSKANISSRPVKRNGGGEMKLEDLRAISFVTAWSMLKQNVPGFYGMGTALKNQENAGNWDKVVKVYEQSDYLKTIVDNCMMSMSKSDFVITAHLAHDNEYGAFWTQLHDEFELTKEMLLKLSGQDVLMANYPVDKKSIATREKIILPLVLIQHFALEKLQHDQEEKSQQALEKLAVRTVFGIVNAGRNLA